One segment of Cerasicoccus sp. TK19100 DNA contains the following:
- a CDS encoding tetratricopeptide repeat protein — protein MPEESNSPKTDVTQLVEDATFDYTMGDNDAALAKLREAVEQDRDSFDAWHAMTEVYFSMREFREALKAAEQAFRVDGNDIHINTSLSRIHMELGDKPTAEHFGAQARMLGWKQQLQEPDED, from the coding sequence ATGCCTGAAGAATCCAACTCGCCCAAGACTGACGTGACGCAACTCGTCGAAGACGCCACCTTCGACTACACGATGGGAGACAACGACGCCGCGCTGGCCAAGCTACGTGAAGCCGTCGAGCAGGACCGCGATTCTTTCGACGCCTGGCACGCCATGACCGAGGTCTATTTCTCAATGCGCGAGTTCCGCGAAGCCCTCAAGGCCGCCGAGCAGGCTTTCCGCGTCGACGGCAACGACATCCACATCAACACCTCCCTGTCGCGCATCCATATGGAACTGGGTGACAAACCCACCGCCGAGCACTTCGGCGCTCAGGCCCGCATGCTCGGCTGGAAACAGCAGCTCCAGGAACCGGACGAAGATTAA
- a CDS encoding type II secretion system F family protein, whose protein sequence is MALSHKKIAKWYLQVAQTLESGVSLPAALDTCLGAPAPGRRLMSNNLQSGMDVDEMLKRAPAWFPKKDRFFWSAAVHSGRLPQTLRTLSDQHERMGAAKMKLAFGALYPVGMLTFAGFVLPIMWGIDFEKGVSSLSDVFNPQYFATVAIIEGSLWGTIGLLLLLAKIESPILPMLAKLLPGFRGHSRNQALADFSYALAAFLEAGTPIGKAWAGAGMVTNQTKFKQAGTAMRERIEDGATPSEHLTKHRCFPEDFRSLYTTGEKTGQLEKNLVVLGQQYQQNANGSMTFASILYPLLMFGAIAAVLVFAIIRFYASYLDGITGLME, encoded by the coding sequence ATGGCCCTGTCCCACAAGAAGATTGCCAAATGGTATCTACAGGTCGCACAAACGCTGGAGAGCGGCGTTTCGCTGCCCGCGGCGTTGGACACCTGCCTCGGTGCACCCGCACCCGGTCGGCGACTGATGTCCAACAACCTGCAATCCGGCATGGACGTCGACGAAATGCTCAAACGCGCGCCTGCGTGGTTTCCCAAAAAGGACCGCTTTTTCTGGTCGGCCGCAGTCCACAGCGGCCGCCTGCCCCAGACCCTGCGCACGCTCAGCGACCAACACGAGCGCATGGGCGCTGCCAAGATGAAGCTGGCTTTTGGCGCATTGTATCCAGTGGGCATGCTGACCTTTGCCGGGTTCGTGTTGCCCATCATGTGGGGCATCGATTTCGAGAAGGGCGTGAGCAGCTTGAGCGATGTCTTTAACCCGCAATATTTCGCGACGGTTGCCATTATCGAGGGTTCGCTCTGGGGGACTATCGGCTTACTGCTGCTCCTGGCAAAAATCGAGAGCCCGATCCTACCGATGCTGGCCAAGCTGCTGCCCGGCTTTCGCGGCCATAGCCGCAATCAGGCGTTGGCGGATTTTTCTTACGCGCTGGCTGCGTTTCTTGAGGCCGGCACGCCAATTGGCAAAGCCTGGGCGGGTGCCGGCATGGTGACCAACCAGACGAAGTTCAAGCAAGCGGGCACAGCCATGCGCGAGCGCATTGAAGACGGTGCCACGCCCTCCGAGCATCTGACGAAGCACCGCTGCTTTCCGGAAGATTTCCGGTCTTTATATACAACGGGCGAAAAAACCGGCCAATTGGAGAAAAACCTCGTCGTGCTCGGCCAGCAATACCAGCAAAACGCCAACGGCTCGATGACCTTTGCCAGCATCCTTTACCCCTTGCTAATGTTTGGCGCGATCGCGGCGGTGCTCGTCTTCGCCATTATCCGTTTTTACGCCTCCTACCTCGACGGCATTACGGGCCTGATGGAGTAA
- the gltB gene encoding glutamate synthase large subunit: MSDAPKTPLGWPEPQGLWNPQQEHDSCGVGFIAHLKGKRSHDIILKTLTMNTHMDHRGGAGAEPDTGDGAGIFIQMPDKFLRKAMAEKGVDLPPEGQYGAGIVFMSPNASERDSAMEVFEQVVAEEGQKFLGWRTVPVKSEILGKISGSYEPCMKQIFIGRDPSITDDLDWERKLYVIRRRAVNAIKNNEILENYGNVHGTKSSTFPGSEYIYVCSLSGRTMVYKGMLTPCQLSEYFPDFHDEDFESALALMHTRFSTNTFPSWPRAHPNRFIAHNGEINTVMGNVNWMKARQKLCKSKKFKEISKVFPVINEDGSDSARLDNVLEFMHLGGYDLTHAMMMMIPEPWERHESMNEAKKAFYEFHACLMEPWDGPASITFSDGTSIGASLDRNGLRPSRYYVTKDDLVIMASEVGVIPDLDPLTVVKKGRLQPGRMFLVDMKEGRIVPDEEVKERVYNAHPYAEWLKENRLQITDLPEPKAAASSEADGILTRQHAFGYTYEDLRFILGPTASSGVQPIGSMGNDTPLAVLSNKSKHLYSYFKQIFAQVTNPALDCIREELVTATDTFIGSEGNLLEPGPQSCRMVRLATPLIDNKELAKLREIEAEGFSSTTIDALFPADKGAVGLEKAIASICKEADAAIKDGINVIIISDRGVSKDMAAIPTLLIMGGLHHHLVRKGTRTRASIILETGEAREVHHFATLLGYGADAINPYMAFESLHKMIQDDMLDMELDQAIYNYLKGSIKGVVKTMAKMGISTVASYRGAQIFEAIGLTSELVSKYFTGTATRIEGSDIEAITEETLRRHRKAFPARHIEEDEIALDPGGVYQWRRDGEYHLFNPKTIHTLQKAVRTGSYETFKEYSRLVNDQSENIATLRGLMKFKDGRKSIPIEEVEPIEAIMKRFKTGAMSYGSISQEAHETLAIGMNRVGGKSNTGEGGEDPERFKPLPNGDSKRSAIKQVASGRFGVTSEYLVNSDELQIKVSQGAKPGEGGELPGSKVYPWVAKVRHSTPGVGLVSPPPHHDIYSIEDLAELVHDLKNSNVNARVNVKLVAEVGVGTIASGVAKGHADVILIAGHDGGTGASPTSSIYNAGAPWELGLAETNQILLLNDLRSRVVVETDGQLKTGRDVAIATLLGAEEYGFATAPLVTMGCLMMRVCQKNTCPVGVATQDPRLRKKFTGKPEHVVNFMKFIAMELREIMAELGFKTVNEMVGHVEALDTAKAINHWKAKGVDLTSIFHKPDVAESVGTYCSKQQDHGLDKALDNTHLLSLCKPALDKGEKVKITLPIININRVVGTITGSELTRRYGAAGLPDDTIHLHFQGSAGQSLGAFCPKGMTFELEGDANDYIGKGVSGAKIIVYPPKGSEFKPEENIIVGNVAFYGATEGKAYINGIAGERFCVRNSGVHTVVEGVGDHGCEYMTGGQVICLGKTGRNFAAGMSGGTAYVYDIDGDFRTNLNESMVNVYELIECADEEIEKVRAEIEAHVKYTDSPRGKEILENWTEVRSKFIKVLPADYERMLNAFKKVEEQGLSGDEAAMAAFEANMNDLSRVGGN; this comes from the coding sequence ATGTCAGACGCGCCAAAGACACCGCTAGGCTGGCCCGAACCACAGGGCCTCTGGAACCCGCAGCAAGAACATGATTCTTGCGGCGTTGGCTTTATTGCCCACTTAAAGGGCAAACGCTCGCACGACATCATTTTAAAAACGCTCACGATGAATACCCATATGGACCATCGTGGCGGCGCGGGGGCTGAACCGGACACCGGTGACGGCGCGGGCATCTTCATCCAGATGCCGGACAAGTTCCTCCGCAAGGCGATGGCGGAAAAAGGTGTCGACCTGCCGCCCGAAGGCCAATACGGCGCGGGCATCGTGTTCATGTCCCCCAACGCCAGCGAACGCGACTCGGCGATGGAAGTCTTTGAGCAGGTTGTTGCCGAAGAAGGTCAAAAGTTCCTCGGCTGGCGCACCGTGCCCGTCAAGAGCGAGATCCTGGGCAAAATATCCGGCTCCTACGAGCCCTGCATGAAGCAGATTTTCATCGGCCGCGATCCGTCGATCACGGACGACCTCGACTGGGAGCGCAAGCTGTATGTGATCCGCCGCCGCGCGGTCAACGCGATCAAGAACAACGAAATTCTGGAAAACTACGGCAACGTGCACGGCACGAAGTCCAGCACGTTTCCCGGCAGCGAGTATATCTACGTTTGCAGCCTCTCCGGCCGTACCATGGTCTATAAGGGCATGCTCACGCCGTGCCAGCTCTCCGAGTATTTCCCGGATTTCCACGACGAAGATTTCGAATCGGCGCTGGCGCTGATGCACACCCGCTTCTCGACCAACACCTTCCCGAGCTGGCCGCGCGCCCACCCGAACCGTTTCATCGCGCACAACGGTGAGATCAACACGGTCATGGGCAACGTCAACTGGATGAAGGCCCGCCAGAAGCTCTGCAAGTCCAAGAAGTTTAAGGAAATTTCCAAGGTATTCCCCGTCATCAATGAGGACGGCTCGGACTCCGCGCGCTTGGACAACGTGCTCGAATTCATGCACCTGGGCGGCTACGACCTGACCCACGCCATGATGATGATGATTCCTGAGCCATGGGAGCGTCACGAGTCGATGAACGAAGCCAAGAAGGCTTTCTATGAGTTCCACGCCTGCCTGATGGAACCATGGGACGGACCGGCCTCGATCACGTTCTCCGACGGCACCTCCATCGGCGCGTCGCTGGACCGCAATGGCCTGCGCCCAAGCCGTTACTACGTCACCAAGGACGACCTGGTCATCATGGCCTCGGAAGTCGGCGTTATCCCCGACCTCGACCCGCTGACGGTGGTCAAGAAGGGCCGTCTGCAGCCAGGCCGCATGTTCCTCGTAGACATGAAGGAAGGCCGCATCGTCCCTGACGAGGAGGTCAAGGAGCGCGTATACAACGCCCACCCATACGCTGAGTGGCTCAAGGAAAACCGCCTGCAAATCACCGATCTGCCCGAGCCCAAGGCCGCGGCATCCTCGGAAGCAGACGGCATCCTGACCCGCCAGCACGCCTTCGGCTACACCTATGAAGACCTGCGCTTCATCTTGGGGCCGACTGCGAGCTCCGGTGTTCAGCCAATCGGCTCGATGGGCAATGACACGCCGCTGGCTGTGCTCTCGAACAAGTCGAAGCACCTCTATTCGTATTTCAAGCAGATCTTCGCTCAGGTGACCAACCCGGCGTTGGACTGCATCCGCGAAGAACTCGTCACTGCGACGGACACGTTTATCGGCTCCGAAGGCAACCTGCTGGAGCCCGGACCACAGTCCTGCCGCATGGTACGCCTGGCAACGCCGCTCATTGACAACAAGGAGCTGGCCAAGCTGCGCGAGATCGAAGCCGAAGGCTTCAGCTCGACCACCATCGACGCACTCTTCCCAGCCGATAAGGGTGCAGTTGGCCTCGAAAAAGCCATTGCCTCCATCTGCAAGGAAGCGGATGCCGCGATCAAGGATGGCATCAACGTGATCATCATCTCCGACCGTGGTGTCTCCAAGGACATGGCGGCGATCCCGACCCTGCTTATCATGGGCGGCCTGCACCACCACTTGGTCCGCAAGGGCACCCGCACCCGTGCCTCCATCATTCTGGAGACCGGTGAGGCACGCGAAGTCCACCACTTCGCCACTCTGCTTGGTTACGGTGCCGATGCGATCAACCCATACATGGCCTTCGAATCGCTACACAAGATGATCCAGGACGACATGCTCGATATGGAGCTGGATCAGGCGATTTACAACTACCTGAAGGGCTCGATCAAGGGCGTCGTTAAAACCATGGCCAAGATGGGCATCTCCACCGTGGCTTCCTACCGCGGCGCGCAGATCTTCGAAGCCATTGGTCTGACCAGTGAGCTCGTCAGCAAATACTTCACCGGCACCGCGACCCGCATCGAAGGCTCCGACATCGAAGCCATCACCGAGGAAACGCTCCGCCGCCACCGCAAGGCCTTCCCGGCCCGCCACATCGAAGAGGACGAAATCGCCCTCGACCCGGGTGGCGTTTACCAGTGGCGTCGCGACGGTGAATACCACCTCTTCAACCCGAAGACCATTCACACGCTGCAAAAGGCGGTTCGCACCGGCAGTTACGAGACCTTCAAGGAATACTCGCGCCTAGTAAACGACCAGAGTGAGAACATCGCCACCCTGCGCGGCCTGATGAAGTTCAAGGACGGCCGCAAGTCGATCCCGATTGAGGAAGTAGAGCCGATCGAAGCCATCATGAAGCGCTTTAAGACCGGTGCCATGTCCTATGGCTCGATCTCGCAGGAAGCGCACGAAACGCTGGCCATCGGCATGAACCGCGTCGGCGGTAAATCGAACACCGGCGAAGGCGGCGAAGACCCCGAACGCTTCAAGCCGTTGCCCAATGGCGACAGCAAGCGCTCGGCGATCAAGCAGGTAGCTTCGGGCCGTTTCGGCGTCACCAGCGAATACCTGGTCAATTCCGACGAGCTGCAGATCAAGGTCTCCCAAGGCGCGAAGCCGGGTGAAGGCGGTGAGCTGCCGGGCTCCAAGGTTTACCCGTGGGTTGCCAAGGTTCGCCACTCGACTCCGGGCGTGGGCCTCGTGTCCCCGCCTCCGCACCACGACATTTACTCGATTGAGGACCTCGCCGAACTCGTCCACGACCTGAAGAATTCCAACGTCAATGCCCGCGTGAACGTGAAGCTCGTCGCGGAAGTCGGCGTCGGCACGATTGCCTCGGGTGTGGCCAAGGGCCATGCGGACGTCATCCTGATCGCCGGTCACGACGGCGGCACGGGCGCGTCCCCAACCTCCTCGATTTACAACGCCGGTGCCCCGTGGGAACTCGGCCTTGCTGAAACCAATCAGATTCTTCTGCTCAACGACCTGCGCAGCCGCGTGGTGGTCGAGACCGACGGCCAGCTCAAGACCGGCCGCGACGTCGCCATCGCTACCCTGCTCGGTGCCGAAGAGTATGGTTTCGCGACCGCCCCGCTCGTCACCATGGGCTGCCTGATGATGCGCGTTTGCCAAAAGAACACCTGCCCGGTCGGCGTCGCCACGCAAGACCCGCGCCTGCGCAAAAAGTTCACCGGCAAGCCCGAGCACGTTGTCAACTTCATGAAGTTCATCGCGATGGAACTGCGCGAGATCATGGCTGAGCTTGGCTTTAAGACCGTTAACGAAATGGTCGGCCACGTTGAAGCCCTGGACACCGCCAAGGCCATCAACCACTGGAAGGCCAAGGGTGTCGATCTGACCAGCATCTTCCACAAGCCCGACGTCGCCGAATCCGTGGGCACCTACTGCAGCAAGCAGCAGGATCACGGCCTCGACAAAGCTCTGGACAACACGCACCTGCTCAGCCTGTGCAAGCCAGCGCTCGATAAGGGCGAAAAGGTCAAAATCACGCTGCCGATCATCAACATCAATCGCGTGGTAGGCACGATCACCGGCTCCGAGCTGACTCGCCGTTACGGCGCAGCCGGCCTACCGGACGACACCATCCACCTGCACTTCCAAGGCAGCGCAGGTCAGTCACTGGGCGCATTCTGCCCCAAGGGCATGACCTTCGAGCTGGAAGGCGATGCCAATGACTACATCGGCAAGGGTGTCTCGGGTGCCAAGATCATCGTTTATCCGCCGAAGGGCTCCGAGTTCAAGCCGGAGGAAAATATCATCGTCGGTAACGTCGCATTCTACGGTGCCACCGAGGGCAAAGCCTACATCAATGGTATTGCCGGCGAGCGTTTCTGCGTCCGCAACTCCGGCGTCCACACGGTCGTCGAAGGCGTTGGTGACCACGGCTGCGAATACATGACCGGGGGCCAGGTAATCTGCCTGGGCAAGACCGGCCGTAACTTCGCGGCAGGTATGTCTGGCGGCACGGCTTACGTTTACGATATCGACGGCGATTTCCGCACCAACCTCAACGAAAGCATGGTCAACGTTTACGAACTGATCGAATGCGCCGATGAGGAGATCGAGAAGGTTCGCGCCGAGATCGAAGCACACGTCAAGTATACCGACTCACCACGCGGTAAGGAAATCCTCGAGAACTGGACCGAAGTCCGCTCGAAGTTCATTAAGGTATTGCCAGCCGACTACGAGCGCATGCTCAACGCCTTCAAAAAGGTGGAAGAGCAAGGCCTCTCGGGTGATGAAGCAGCCATGGCCGCCTTCGAAGCAAACATGAACGACCTCTCCCGCGTCGGCGGAAACTAA
- a CDS encoding glutamate synthase subunit beta, translating into MGKPTGFLEVERKTVSEIPPTERIKNWKEFKEHPSDEHLKNQGSRCMDCGTPFCHTGHLVSGMASGCPVNNLIPEWNDLVYRGRWKEALDRLQKTNNFPEFTGRVCPAPCEGSCVLGVIEPPVTIKNIECAIIDTGWEKGWMAPNPPEERTGKSVAVVGSGPAGLAAADQLNQAGHSVTVFERADRIGGLLMYGIPNMKLDKEEVVLRRVKLMTEEGVTFKTNTEIGKDITATDLQAQFDAVLYCTGATKPRDLPIPGRDLKGVHFAMEFLTGNTKHQLDHQFDGSLPEINAEGKDVVVIGGGDTGTDCVGTSIRHGCKSVVQLEIMPRPPEERQDDNPWPEWPKIYRMDYGQEEAKALQGEDPREYLVMTENFVDDGNGNLAGLNIVNIKWGKDDQGRFVPIKQEDTRRTIPAQLATLAMGFLGPEQTVIEQLGMETDPRSNMKAEHGVYTTNVEGVFAAGDCRRGQSLVVWAINEGRGAAREVDRFLMGVTTLP; encoded by the coding sequence ATGGGTAAACCAACCGGATTCCTGGAAGTCGAACGCAAGACCGTGAGCGAGATCCCGCCGACGGAGCGCATCAAGAACTGGAAAGAGTTCAAAGAACACCCCAGCGATGAGCACCTGAAAAATCAGGGCTCGCGATGCATGGACTGCGGCACCCCGTTCTGCCACACCGGCCACCTGGTATCAGGGATGGCCAGCGGCTGCCCAGTCAATAACCTGATCCCTGAGTGGAACGACCTCGTTTACCGTGGCCGTTGGAAGGAAGCGCTCGACCGCCTGCAGAAGACCAATAACTTCCCGGAGTTCACGGGTCGCGTCTGCCCGGCACCTTGCGAAGGCTCCTGCGTGCTCGGCGTTATCGAGCCGCCCGTCACCATTAAAAACATCGAGTGTGCGATCATCGATACCGGTTGGGAAAAGGGCTGGATGGCCCCCAACCCGCCCGAAGAGCGCACTGGCAAGAGTGTTGCCGTCGTCGGCTCCGGCCCTGCTGGCCTCGCCGCTGCAGACCAGCTCAACCAGGCTGGACACAGCGTCACCGTGTTCGAGCGCGCTGACCGCATTGGCGGCCTCCTCATGTATGGCATTCCCAACATGAAGCTCGATAAGGAAGAAGTCGTGCTGCGCCGCGTGAAGCTGATGACCGAGGAAGGCGTCACCTTCAAGACCAACACCGAGATCGGCAAAGACATCACCGCGACTGACCTGCAAGCTCAGTTCGACGCCGTGCTGTATTGCACCGGTGCTACCAAGCCTCGCGACCTGCCAATCCCAGGCCGCGACCTCAAGGGCGTGCACTTCGCCATGGAGTTCCTGACCGGTAACACCAAGCATCAGCTCGACCATCAGTTTGACGGCTCGCTGCCGGAAATTAACGCCGAAGGCAAAGACGTCGTCGTCATTGGCGGTGGCGACACCGGCACTGACTGCGTGGGCACCTCGATCCGCCATGGCTGCAAGAGCGTCGTCCAGTTGGAAATTATGCCGCGTCCTCCGGAAGAGCGCCAGGACGACAATCCTTGGCCGGAATGGCCCAAGATTTACCGCATGGACTACGGCCAGGAAGAAGCCAAAGCACTTCAGGGCGAAGATCCGCGCGAGTATCTCGTGATGACGGAAAACTTCGTCGACGACGGCAACGGCAACCTCGCCGGCCTGAATATCGTCAACATCAAATGGGGCAAGGACGACCAGGGCCGCTTCGTGCCGATCAAGCAGGAAGACACCCGCCGCACCATCCCCGCACAGCTGGCGACGTTGGCCATGGGCTTCCTTGGGCCGGAGCAGACCGTCATCGAGCAGCTCGGCATGGAAACCGATCCGCGCTCAAACATGAAGGCTGAGCACGGTGTCTACACCACCAATGTCGAGGGCGTATTCGCCGCTGGTGACTGCCGCCGCGGCCAGAGCCTCGTCGTCTGGGCCATCAACGAAGGCCGTGGTGCCGCCCGCGAAGTGGACCGCTTCCTCATGGGTGTCACCACCCTGCCCTAA